A region from the Sutcliffiella horikoshii genome encodes:
- the dpaA gene encoding dipicolinic acid synthetase subunit A — MLTGLHIAVIGGDARQLEVIRKLIELDAKLSLVGFDQLDHGFTGASKEQMNEVDFTTVNAIILPVPGTNLEGQVDTIFSNEKIVLTEEIVKNTPDHCTIYSGITNPYLNQLVASTNRKLVQLFDRDDVAIYNAIPTVEGTIMMVIQHTDITIHNSKVAVLGLGRVGMSVARTFAALGANVRVGARKSEHIARIFEMGVTPFHLNELAENVADVDVCINTIPHLIVTSDVISKMPAHTLIIDLASKPGGTDFRYAEKRGIKALLAPGLPGIVAPKTAGQIVANVLAQLLKEEMEGRKGN, encoded by the coding sequence ATGCTGACCGGTTTGCACATAGCTGTCATTGGCGGTGATGCAAGGCAGCTGGAAGTGATACGTAAGCTTATTGAGCTAGACGCGAAGCTTTCGCTTGTAGGATTTGACCAATTAGATCACGGCTTTACAGGTGCTTCAAAGGAGCAGATGAATGAAGTAGATTTTACGACTGTCAATGCCATTATCCTTCCTGTTCCCGGCACTAATTTAGAGGGGCAGGTTGATACTATTTTCTCAAATGAAAAAATTGTCTTAACAGAGGAAATAGTCAAGAACACACCAGACCACTGTACCATTTATTCAGGTATCACTAACCCCTATTTGAATCAATTGGTGGCAAGTACAAACAGGAAGTTAGTTCAATTGTTTGATCGTGATGATGTTGCCATCTATAATGCAATTCCGACGGTGGAAGGTACCATTATGATGGTTATTCAACATACAGATATTACGATCCATAACTCCAAAGTAGCGGTTCTAGGTTTAGGAAGAGTCGGTATGAGTGTAGCACGTACTTTTGCCGCACTCGGTGCAAATGTGCGTGTAGGCGCCAGAAAATCAGAACATATTGCCCGTATCTTTGAGATGGGCGTAACTCCATTTCATCTAAACGAATTGGCTGAGAATGTTGCAGACGTAGATGTCTGTATCAATACTATTCCACACCTTATCGTAACATCGGATGTAATCTCCAAAATGCCTGCTCATACTCTCATTATTGATCTGGCATCAAAACCAGGGGGAACTGATTTCCGATATGCCGAAAAAAGAGGAATTAAAGCATTATTAGCTCCAGGACTTCCAGGAATTGTTGCTCCAAAAACTGCGGGGCAGATAGTGGCAAATGTCTTGGCACAATTACTTAAAGAAGAAATGGAAGGGAGAAAGGGGAATTAA
- the dapG gene encoding aspartate kinase, with translation MKIIVQKFGGTSVRDETSRHAAVKHIKKAVNDGYKVVVVVSAMGRKGEPYATDTLLNLVESGKYNVSKREIDMLLSCGEIISSIVFSSLLQKEGISSTALNGPQAGFRTNNDHTNARIIEMKCERLLEMLELHQVVVVAGFQGETKNGDISTIGRGGSDTSAAALGAALHAEWIDIFTDVEGVMTADPRIVKDASPLPVVTYNEICNMAYQGAKVIHPRAVEVAMQAKIPIRIRSTYSNSTGTLVTSLDRMGKGADVKDRLITGIAHVPNVTQIKVFAKEGNYGIQTEVFRAMANEQISVDFFNISPTSVVYTVTDEMSEKAINVLRKLGYEPKVNRHCAKVATVGAGMTGVPGVTSKIVTALSELGIQILQSADSHTTIWVLVKQEDMIKAVNALHKAFNLARKQITIIHPTAEEGEKTVHD, from the coding sequence ATGAAAATAATTGTTCAAAAGTTTGGCGGAACGTCAGTAAGGGATGAAACCAGTAGACATGCTGCAGTCAAACATATAAAAAAGGCCGTTAATGATGGATACAAAGTGGTCGTTGTGGTATCCGCCATGGGGAGAAAAGGGGAGCCATACGCAACAGACACCCTATTGAACCTTGTGGAATCAGGTAAGTACAACGTATCTAAGCGTGAAATAGATATGCTGTTATCTTGTGGAGAAATTATCTCTTCCATTGTTTTCAGTAGCCTGTTGCAAAAAGAAGGAATTTCCTCAACAGCATTAAATGGCCCACAGGCTGGATTTCGAACCAATAATGACCACACAAATGCCCGTATCATTGAAATGAAATGTGAAAGACTTCTTGAAATGCTAGAATTGCATCAAGTAGTGGTTGTAGCAGGATTTCAAGGGGAAACGAAGAACGGGGATATTTCCACCATTGGGCGTGGAGGAAGTGATACTTCAGCTGCCGCTTTAGGTGCAGCCCTTCATGCAGAATGGATTGATATTTTTACAGATGTGGAAGGGGTCATGACTGCTGATCCACGGATTGTCAAAGATGCCTCTCCATTACCTGTTGTCACCTATAACGAAATATGTAACATGGCATATCAGGGTGCAAAAGTAATTCATCCACGGGCCGTGGAAGTTGCGATGCAGGCAAAGATACCAATCCGTATCAGGTCGACTTACTCCAACTCAACGGGGACATTAGTCACCTCCCTTGATAGAATGGGAAAGGGTGCTGATGTAAAGGACCGCTTGATTACGGGGATAGCCCATGTACCGAATGTCACACAAATAAAGGTTTTTGCAAAAGAAGGAAATTATGGCATCCAAACCGAAGTCTTTCGAGCGATGGCCAATGAACAGATAAGTGTAGACTTTTTCAATATCTCTCCTACAAGTGTGGTTTATACCGTCACAGATGAGATGAGTGAAAAAGCGATAAATGTATTGCGGAAATTGGGATATGAGCCGAAAGTCAACCGCCACTGTGCAAAAGTTGCAACAGTTGGAGCAGGAATGACAGGCGTACCCGGGGTAACTTCGAAAATAGTGACGGCACTGTCGGAACTAGGCATACAAATTCTTCAATCCGCAGATAGTCATACTACAATCTGGGTACTTGTAAAACAAGAGGATATGATTAAAGCGGTGAATGCTTTACACAAGGCTTTCAATCTTGCAAGAAAACAAATAACAATCATACACCCAACCGCAGAAGAAGGAGAGAAAACAGTTCATGATTAA
- a CDS encoding dipicolinate synthase subunit B — MQLKGKRLGFGLTGSHCTYDAVIPEIQKLLDAGAEVRPVVTSTVQHTNTRFGQGEDWIKLIEDMTGFKVIDSIVKAEPLGPKIPLDCMIIAPLTGNSMSKLANALTDSPVLMAAKATLRNHNPVVLGISTNDALGLNGLNLMRLMATKNIYFIPYGQDAPDKKPNSMVARMSMLMPTVEHALEHKQIQPVIVERYKDDL; from the coding sequence ATGCAATTAAAAGGTAAACGGCTAGGTTTTGGTTTAACGGGATCTCATTGTACGTATGATGCAGTTATTCCTGAAATACAAAAGCTACTTGATGCTGGTGCAGAAGTGAGGCCAGTAGTTACTTCGACCGTTCAACATACAAATACCAGATTCGGTCAAGGGGAAGATTGGATTAAACTGATTGAAGATATGACAGGGTTTAAAGTGATAGATTCCATTGTAAAAGCAGAGCCGCTTGGGCCGAAAATTCCATTGGATTGTATGATCATTGCCCCTTTAACTGGGAACTCCATGAGTAAATTGGCCAATGCGCTTACAGATTCACCTGTATTAATGGCTGCAAAGGCAACACTCCGGAATCATAACCCGGTGGTTTTAGGGATATCTACAAATGATGCCCTTGGATTAAACGGATTGAACTTAATGAGATTAATGGCTACCAAAAATATATACTTTATTCCTTACGGGCAAGATGCACCAGACAAAAAACCAAATTCCATGGTTGCGAGAATGAGTATGCTCATGCCTACTGTGGAGCATGCATTGGAGCATAAGCAAATACAACCAGTCATCGTGGAAAGATATAAAGACGATTTATAA
- a CDS encoding ClpP family protease, giving the protein MSDFTYQSSDQPQGEPNKQDAGKDSLVNKIQQLGQTNVAQMPPDSKIHCLTIVGQIEGHVQLPPQNKTTKYEHVIPQIVAIEQNPNIEGLLVILNTVGGDVEAGLAISEMLASLSKPTVSLVLGGGHSIGVPIAVSCDYSFIAETATMTIHPVRLTGLVIGVPQTFEYLDKMQDRVINFVTKNSGIPEEKFKELMLSKGNLTRDIGTNVVGADAVEYGLIDQVGGVGEAIRKLNEMVEANNQDKPQEGKMLQ; this is encoded by the coding sequence ATGTCTGATTTTACATACCAGTCATCGGATCAACCACAAGGAGAGCCTAACAAGCAGGATGCAGGGAAGGATTCCTTAGTAAATAAAATTCAGCAGCTTGGTCAAACAAATGTCGCACAAATGCCACCTGACTCCAAAATACATTGTCTTACCATAGTGGGTCAAATTGAGGGGCACGTCCAATTACCTCCTCAAAATAAAACAACCAAATATGAACATGTCATTCCTCAAATTGTTGCCATTGAGCAAAATCCGAATATCGAAGGCCTGTTAGTGATTTTAAATACGGTAGGTGGAGATGTTGAAGCGGGATTGGCTATTTCTGAAATGCTAGCTTCCTTGTCAAAGCCAACTGTCTCCCTTGTCCTTGGTGGCGGACATTCAATTGGTGTACCTATTGCGGTTTCTTGTGATTATTCCTTTATTGCGGAAACGGCCACAATGACTATTCACCCTGTTCGTTTGACAGGTTTGGTGATTGGAGTACCCCAAACCTTTGAGTACCTCGATAAAATGCAAGATAGAGTCATTAATTTTGTAACCAAGAACTCAGGCATTCCTGAAGAGAAGTTCAAGGAATTGATGCTCTCCAAAGGTAATCTCACCCGAGATATTGGTACCAATGTAGTTGGGGCAGATGCAGTGGAGTACGGATTGATTGATCAAGTAGGTGGAGTAGGAGAAGCAATCCGCAAGCTGAACGAGATGGTAGAGGCGAATAATCAAGATAAACCGCAAGAAGGGAAGATGCTGCAATGA
- a CDS encoding YlzJ-like family protein: MILYTTMPQELIFPVENGEYEKQRVIDFNGVSLVVQQTDMNAYQIVRNLSTDPAHYLNSEYSPGQTINFL; this comes from the coding sequence ATGATTCTCTATACGACCATGCCTCAGGAATTAATTTTTCCAGTGGAAAATGGAGAATATGAAAAGCAACGTGTAATAGATTTCAACGGCGTTTCCTTGGTTGTTCAGCAAACAGACATGAACGCCTATCAAATTGTCCGGAACTTAAGTACAGATCCCGCACATTATCTTAATAGCGAGTATTCTCCTGGACAAACGATTAATTTTCTTTAA
- a CDS encoding DNA translocase FtsK, whose protein sequence is MSKRKKRQRKTKNRDEWKRTVTFEVMGLLLLAITCIAIAKLGMVGQTFVLLFRFFSGEWYMLMLLGLLLLSGYIIWKRELPTFFSRQLVGVYVIMMSVLLLSHVTLFRMLSRGGSFADPSVIGNTWELFWLEVNGETSTTDLGGGMMGAILFALFHLLFDARGAQWIAMIFIVIGIILVTGKSLNDTVIKVAAGLFGFAKNQWLAFMEDMKGWKEDSNKRKKEKQVEEKKQKAEKKEKTEEVHVVEDTSEEIISPPIISSFNDRESEVKQVETEPAASTSGDKDAGQEEAGELIAGPMAFTEVENKEYVLPSLDLLNKPIANHQTTEHENIYQNARKLEKTFASFGVKAKVTKVHLGPAVTKYEVYPDVGVKVSKIVNLSDDLALALAAKDIRIEAPIPGKSAIGIEVPNNEVAMVSLREVLDTKQAEKPDAKLLIGLGRDISGDSVVAELNKMPHLLVAGATGSGKSVCINGIITSILVRAKPHEVKMMMIDPKMVELNMYNGVPHLLAPVVTDPKKASQALKKVVNEMERRYELFSHTGTRNIEGYNDYIKRHNQDEEAKQPSLPYIVVIVDELADLMMVASSDVEDCITRLAQMARAAGIHLIIATQRPSVDVITGVIKANIPSRIAFSVSSQTDSRTILDMGGAEKLLGRGDMLFLPVGASKPIRVQGAFLSDEEVERIVDFVIDQQKAQYQEEMIPQDINEEVEEVDDDLYDDAVQLVLEMQTASVSMLQRRFRIGYTRAARLIDAMEVRGVVGPYEGSKPRTVLVSGNQSEDVGS, encoded by the coding sequence ATGTCAAAACGAAAAAAGAGACAAAGAAAAACCAAAAACCGGGATGAATGGAAACGCACAGTCACCTTCGAAGTAATGGGGCTGCTGTTGTTGGCCATTACATGTATAGCGATTGCCAAACTTGGTATGGTAGGACAAACCTTTGTTCTATTATTTCGTTTTTTTAGTGGAGAATGGTATATGCTCATGCTTCTTGGGCTATTGCTCTTATCAGGATATATCATCTGGAAAAGAGAGTTGCCTACCTTCTTCTCAAGGCAATTGGTTGGTGTGTACGTTATTATGATGTCTGTTTTATTACTTAGCCATGTTACTCTGTTTAGAATGTTGTCACGCGGAGGCTCATTTGCTGATCCTTCTGTTATCGGCAATACATGGGAGCTTTTCTGGCTGGAAGTCAACGGAGAAACAAGCACAACAGACCTTGGCGGCGGAATGATGGGAGCAATACTATTTGCCCTGTTCCATCTGCTATTTGATGCAAGAGGTGCACAGTGGATTGCCATGATATTCATCGTAATTGGTATCATATTAGTCACTGGAAAATCCCTCAATGACACGGTAATCAAAGTTGCTGCAGGCTTATTCGGATTCGCGAAAAACCAATGGCTTGCATTTATGGAAGATATGAAAGGTTGGAAAGAGGATAGCAATAAACGTAAAAAAGAGAAACAAGTAGAAGAGAAAAAGCAAAAAGCAGAGAAAAAAGAAAAAACAGAAGAAGTCCATGTTGTGGAAGATACTTCAGAAGAAATCATCTCTCCGCCAATCATTTCTTCTTTTAACGACCGAGAGTCAGAAGTAAAACAGGTGGAGACGGAACCCGCAGCATCTACAAGTGGTGACAAAGACGCTGGCCAGGAAGAAGCCGGAGAACTCATAGCAGGTCCAATGGCCTTTACGGAAGTAGAAAATAAGGAATATGTTCTTCCATCGCTTGATCTTTTAAACAAGCCAATAGCGAATCATCAGACAACAGAGCATGAAAATATTTATCAGAACGCTAGAAAATTAGAAAAGACGTTTGCTAGCTTTGGTGTAAAAGCAAAAGTAACGAAGGTTCATCTCGGCCCGGCAGTTACAAAATATGAAGTATATCCTGATGTCGGTGTTAAGGTCAGCAAAATTGTAAACTTGAGTGATGATTTGGCCCTTGCACTGGCTGCCAAAGATATCCGAATTGAAGCTCCGATACCGGGTAAGTCGGCTATAGGAATTGAAGTGCCTAATAATGAAGTCGCAATGGTATCCTTAAGAGAAGTTTTAGATACCAAACAGGCCGAAAAGCCGGATGCGAAGTTATTAATAGGCTTAGGTCGTGATATTTCTGGAGATTCCGTCGTGGCAGAGCTTAATAAAATGCCCCATCTTCTTGTGGCCGGAGCAACAGGAAGTGGTAAAAGTGTCTGTATTAACGGAATCATCACTAGTATTTTAGTGCGTGCAAAGCCACATGAAGTGAAAATGATGATGATTGACCCGAAAATGGTAGAGTTGAACATGTATAACGGGGTACCTCATCTTTTGGCACCAGTTGTAACAGATCCTAAAAAGGCTTCTCAAGCACTGAAGAAAGTTGTAAATGAAATGGAACGTCGTTATGAGCTGTTTTCCCACACGGGTACAAGGAATATCGAGGGTTATAATGACTACATAAAAAGACACAACCAGGACGAAGAAGCCAAACAGCCATCCTTACCATACATTGTCGTAATCGTGGATGAGCTTGCCGACTTAATGATGGTCGCTTCCTCCGATGTGGAAGACTGTATTACAAGGCTTGCCCAGATGGCTCGTGCAGCAGGAATACATCTGATTATTGCCACACAACGACCGTCTGTTGATGTTATCACAGGGGTAATCAAGGCGAATATCCCTTCTAGAATAGCCTTTAGCGTTTCATCTCAAACAGACTCTAGAACAATTCTGGATATGGGAGGAGCGGAAAAACTTCTTGGTAGAGGGGACATGCTGTTTCTGCCGGTTGGAGCTTCCAAACCTATAAGGGTACAGGGGGCATTCTTATCCGATGAAGAGGTCGAGCGGATAGTAGACTTTGTCATCGATCAGCAGAAGGCACAATATCAAGAGGAAATGATTCCTCAAGATATCAATGAAGAAGTGGAAGAAGTGGATGATGACCTTTATGATGATGCAGTGCAGCTTGTATTAGAGATGCAAACTGCCTCTGTATCTATGCTTCAACGTCGCTTCCGCATCGGTTACACAAGAGCTGCAAGACTTATCGACGCCATGGAAGTAAGAGGAGTAGTAGGTCCCTATGAGGGCAGTAAACCACGAACAGTTTTAGTATCTGGAAACCAAAGTGAAGATGTTGGTTCATAA
- the asd gene encoding aspartate-semialdehyde dehydrogenase: protein MSGLHVAVVGATGAVGQQMLHTLEERNFPIKKLTLLSSERSAGKKVLFKGEEVTIEVATPDKFEGVHIALFSAGGSVSKELAPEAAKRGAIVVDNTSFFRMDPNVPLVVPEVNEEDIKSHNGIIANPNCSTIQMVVALEPIRKSYGLTKVIVSTYQAVSGAGAAAIDELESQSQAILNKEAFTPSILPVKGDKKHYQIAFNAIPQIDKFEENGFTFEELKMINETKKIMHDQTLQVAATCVRLPVVTGHSESVYIEVEDENVTVQDMKALLEKAPGVVLQDNPAEQVYPMPADCVGSNDVFVGRIRKDLDNKKGFHLWIVSDNLLKGAAWNSVQIAESLVKLGVINR, encoded by the coding sequence ATGAGTGGTTTACATGTAGCAGTAGTAGGCGCAACAGGAGCAGTAGGACAGCAGATGCTTCATACATTAGAAGAAAGAAATTTTCCTATCAAGAAGCTTACGCTATTATCTTCGGAGCGCTCTGCAGGTAAAAAAGTATTATTTAAAGGGGAAGAAGTTACAATTGAAGTTGCAACACCTGATAAATTTGAAGGTGTTCATATAGCATTATTCAGTGCAGGAGGAAGTGTTTCCAAGGAGCTAGCGCCTGAAGCGGCAAAGCGAGGAGCAATAGTAGTGGATAACACTAGCTTCTTCCGTATGGATCCTAATGTGCCACTTGTAGTACCAGAAGTTAATGAGGAAGACATCAAATCCCATAATGGAATCATTGCAAACCCGAATTGCTCGACTATTCAAATGGTAGTAGCATTAGAGCCGATTCGTAAATCATATGGTCTTACTAAGGTCATAGTCAGCACCTATCAAGCTGTTTCAGGAGCAGGTGCGGCGGCAATTGATGAGCTTGAGTCCCAATCACAGGCCATTTTAAACAAAGAAGCCTTCACACCAAGTATTCTACCTGTTAAAGGTGACAAGAAACATTATCAAATTGCATTCAATGCCATTCCACAGATTGATAAGTTTGAAGAGAACGGTTTTACTTTTGAAGAATTAAAAATGATCAACGAAACAAAAAAGATCATGCATGACCAAACCCTACAGGTTGCTGCGACATGTGTACGCCTTCCGGTTGTAACAGGACATTCCGAGTCTGTATATATTGAAGTAGAAGACGAAAATGTGACTGTTCAAGATATGAAAGCGTTGCTTGAAAAAGCTCCTGGCGTTGTGTTGCAAGACAATCCGGCAGAACAGGTCTACCCGATGCCAGCTGATTGTGTGGGCTCTAACGACGTGTTTGTCGGTAGAATCAGAAAGGACCTGGATAACAAGAAAGGTTTCCATTTATGGATTGTATCTGACAACTTGCTAAAAGGTGCGGCCTGGAATTCCGTGCAAATTGCTGAGAGCTTAGTGAAACTTGGTGTCATCAACCGATAA
- a CDS encoding YlmC/YmxH family sporulation protein, with amino-acid sequence MRLSEMSGKEIVDVKRAERLGILGHTDLEINESTGEIRSLIIPSLKWFGLKKEGSDIRVPWNHIKKIGTDMIIIDIPEEEE; translated from the coding sequence ATGAGATTAAGTGAAATGAGCGGAAAGGAAATTGTTGATGTGAAACGGGCAGAACGGCTCGGCATACTTGGTCATACAGATCTTGAAATCAACGAAAGTACAGGTGAGATACGTTCACTTATCATTCCTTCCTTGAAATGGTTTGGGTTGAAGAAGGAAGGCAGCGACATTCGTGTACCGTGGAATCATATTAAAAAGATTGGAACAGATATGATTATTATTGACATACCGGAAGAGGAAGAATGA
- a CDS encoding GntR family transcriptional regulator has translation MTIRSDSRHLYLLVVDKLKQDIENKVYKEKEKLPSEFELSRRLGVSRATLREALRVLEEENIVVRRHGVGTFVNSKPVFSSGIEQLNSVTEMISQAGMKPGTVFLTSTIEAPSEEELIKFNNKEISEVLHFERVRTANDLPVVYCIDKIPTTIVEDYQSYKNESLLKLLEKEAGRYISYAVTHIEPIGYHDKISPILECEPETALLVLKQMHYDQNDEPILYSLNYFRADKFSFHVLRKRP, from the coding sequence ATGACGATTCGGTCAGACAGCAGACATTTGTATTTACTAGTTGTAGACAAATTAAAGCAAGATATTGAGAACAAGGTGTATAAAGAAAAAGAAAAACTACCTTCCGAATTCGAATTGTCTCGACGTCTAGGGGTTAGCAGAGCAACATTGAGAGAAGCTTTACGTGTATTGGAAGAAGAAAATATTGTCGTCAGAAGACACGGTGTCGGAACATTTGTTAATTCCAAACCGGTATTCTCATCAGGAATCGAACAGCTAAATTCTGTAACGGAAATGATCTCACAAGCTGGAATGAAACCGGGGACGGTCTTTTTAACTTCCACCATCGAAGCACCAAGCGAGGAAGAGTTAATTAAATTCAATAATAAAGAAATCAGTGAAGTCCTTCACTTTGAGCGTGTACGAACAGCCAATGATCTTCCGGTTGTTTACTGTATTGATAAAATTCCTACCACGATTGTAGAAGACTATCAATCCTATAAGAACGAGTCTCTCTTGAAACTTCTTGAAAAAGAAGCGGGAAGATATATTTCTTATGCTGTGACACATATCGAACCAATCGGTTATCATGATAAAATTTCACCGATTCTTGAATGCGAACCTGAGACGGCATTGCTCGTTTTAAAACAGATGCATTATGATCAAAATGACGAACCAATTCTCTACTCACTCAACTACTTTAGAGCAGACAAATTCAGCTTCCATGTTTTAAGAAAGCGTCCATAG
- a CDS encoding ribonuclease J: protein MNTPQIEKLKVFALGGIGEIGKNMYVLEMEDSIYIMDTGVMIPEDGMLGIDMVIPDTTYLEDNKDKIKGIFLTHGHEEHMGGLAYILRKLKAPVYGTKFTLALAKELVNGLGSKGQVEFMEVDDSTVLELPQTTVTFFRTNHSIPDSVGICFHTPQGAIVHTGDFKFDQSQLSKNADIGKIAEIGNKGVLCVLSDSTNAEKPGYTISESVVRQEIADVTYNAKGRVFAACLSTNVGRIQQIVQAAVDSNRKLVVVSHPTDRNFTIATELEYLQIPDDLLVPVNELGNLKDDNVVVLTIGTHSQLMSSLLKMAKGTHKHAQIKKQDIVMIAASPSPGTELTVAKVIDKLYRAGAVVIYGQKKIHSSGHGCQEELKLMLNLLKPKYVIPIQGEFKMQRALSKVAESVGIDKDNIFLLNKGEVVEFNKGTGKYAGKVYAGNVLIDGLGVGDIGNIVLRDRRLLSQDGIMVVVVSISKSQKRIIAGPEILSRGFVYVRESEELLDRANAIVTEILDNAVKEQILEWSSLKLKIRESLNQHLYEKTRRRPMILPIIMEV, encoded by the coding sequence GTGAATACACCACAGATAGAGAAACTTAAAGTGTTTGCCCTCGGGGGGATCGGGGAAATCGGCAAAAATATGTACGTATTAGAGATGGAAGATTCCATTTATATCATGGATACAGGTGTCATGATCCCAGAAGACGGGATGCTTGGTATAGATATGGTAATACCAGATACCACCTACCTTGAGGATAATAAAGACAAGATTAAGGGGATTTTCCTCACACATGGTCATGAAGAGCATATGGGCGGACTTGCATACATCCTTAGGAAATTAAAAGCACCTGTATATGGTACGAAGTTTACTTTGGCACTTGCAAAAGAACTTGTGAACGGGCTTGGATCTAAAGGACAGGTCGAGTTTATGGAGGTAGATGATAGCACTGTCCTAGAATTGCCTCAAACGACGGTTACCTTTTTTAGAACAAACCATAGCATTCCCGATTCAGTCGGCATTTGCTTTCACACTCCACAAGGCGCAATCGTTCATACAGGTGACTTCAAATTTGATCAATCCCAGTTATCTAAGAATGCCGATATAGGGAAAATTGCAGAAATCGGAAACAAGGGTGTACTATGTGTCCTTTCAGATAGCACCAATGCAGAAAAACCGGGATATACTATTTCCGAATCTGTTGTCAGACAAGAGATTGCAGATGTAACGTATAATGCAAAGGGCCGCGTTTTTGCTGCGTGCCTATCTACAAATGTCGGACGAATTCAACAAATCGTTCAAGCTGCCGTAGATAGCAACAGAAAGCTTGTAGTCGTTTCTCATCCAACTGATCGAAACTTCACAATTGCTACAGAATTGGAATATTTACAAATCCCGGATGACCTGCTTGTACCTGTAAATGAACTTGGCAACCTAAAAGATGATAATGTAGTTGTCCTTACAATTGGGACGCACTCTCAACTTATGTCATCCCTATTGAAAATGGCCAAAGGTACTCATAAACATGCTCAAATCAAAAAACAAGACATCGTTATGATTGCAGCCTCTCCTTCACCTGGAACAGAATTAACCGTAGCTAAAGTGATAGACAAGCTATACAGGGCCGGAGCTGTTGTCATTTATGGTCAAAAGAAAATTCATTCTTCAGGGCACGGTTGTCAGGAAGAACTTAAGTTAATGTTGAACTTACTTAAGCCAAAGTATGTTATCCCTATACAAGGGGAATTCAAAATGCAAAGAGCGCTTTCCAAAGTGGCAGAGAGCGTCGGAATTGATAAGGATAATATTTTCTTATTAAATAAAGGTGAAGTAGTTGAGTTTAACAAAGGAACTGGAAAATATGCCGGCAAGGTTTATGCCGGAAATGTGCTAATCGATGGTCTCGGAGTTGGGGATATCGGAAATATTGTGTTACGAGACCGCAGGCTATTGTCCCAAGACGGCATTATGGTGGTGGTTGTTTCCATCAGTAAGAGCCAGAAAAGAATTATTGCAGGTCCAGAGATCCTTTCAAGAGGTTTTGTTTATGTGCGGGAGTCCGAAGAGCTTTTAGACAGAGCAAATGCCATCGTGACAGAAATTCTAGATAATGCCGTTAAAGAACAGATTCTCGAGTGGTCAAGCTTAAAGCTTAAAATACGAGAATCCCTAAACCAGCACTTATATGAAAAGACTAGACGTCGACCAATGATTCTTCCTATCATCATGGAAGTGTAA
- the dapA gene encoding 4-hydroxy-tetrahydrodipicolinate synthase: protein MINFGKVSTAMVTPFDNKGNIDFEKTTQLINYLINNGTDSVVVAGTTGESPTLSTEEKLALFSHVVKVVDGRIPVIAGTGSNNTRASIDLTKKAEAAGVDAIMLVAPYYNKPSQEGLYQHFSTIASETSLPVMLYNIPGRSVVNMSVETIVRLSAIDNIVAVKEASGNLDAMTEIIANTPNEFVLYSGDDGLTLPVLSIGGNGVVSVASHVLGNQMQEMIRSFETGEYASAAKQHQSLLPVMKGLFSAPSPSPVKTALQLKGMDVGGVRLPLVPLTEDERNTLTQLIETV, encoded by the coding sequence ATGATTAACTTTGGTAAAGTATCAACAGCTATGGTGACACCTTTTGATAATAAAGGAAACATAGACTTCGAAAAAACAACACAATTGATCAACTATCTTATTAATAACGGTACGGATTCCGTTGTTGTAGCCGGAACAACGGGAGAATCTCCAACCCTATCAACAGAAGAAAAGCTTGCCCTGTTCTCTCATGTAGTTAAGGTTGTTGATGGTAGAATTCCTGTGATTGCAGGAACGGGTAGCAATAATACCCGAGCATCTATTGATCTGACCAAAAAAGCGGAGGCGGCAGGTGTGGATGCTATCATGTTAGTGGCACCGTACTACAATAAGCCTAGTCAAGAAGGACTTTATCAGCACTTTAGTACAATCGCATCTGAAACATCCCTGCCTGTTATGCTGTACAATATTCCTGGCAGATCTGTTGTTAATATGTCAGTTGAAACAATTGTACGCCTTTCTGCTATTGATAATATCGTTGCAGTCAAAGAAGCAAGCGGGAACCTGGATGCCATGACGGAAATCATCGCAAATACACCGAATGAATTTGTCCTATACAGTGGGGATGACGGGTTAACCTTGCCTGTACTTTCTATAGGAGGAAATGGTGTGGTTTCCGTAGCCTCACACGTTCTAGGAAATCAAATGCAAGAAATGATTCGTTCTTTTGAGACAGGAGAGTATGCAAGTGCTGCTAAACAGCACCAATCGTTACTGCCTGTCATGAAGGGACTATTCAGTGCACCAAGCCCTTCACCAGTCAAGACAGCCCTGCAATTAAAAGGTATGGATGTCGGCGGTGTCAGATTACCATTGGTGCCGTTAACAGAAGACGAAAGAAATACGTTAACGCAACTTATAGAAACAGTTTAA